Genomic window (Megamonas funiformis):
TAAGAAGCGTTTTCTATATTGCAACCAGTATAGATTGTATCGTCTTCAGTGAGTACAGCAGCGCCTACTTTAAAATTAGAATATGGAGTGTAAGCATTAGCACGGCCTTCATAAGCTTTTTTTACTAATAAATCACAATTTATCATGATGAAATCCTCCTATTAATCTATTTAATATTAAAATTTAAAATTAAAAGAAAATTCAAGTTTCATTTCTTAAGTTCATTATAATTCATAAATGAACAAATGTAAATAGCAAAATGAAAATAATTTCAAAAATATTTTATTAGCTTAAAAAGATAATTTATAAAGTAAAAATAAGAATTCTTGATTTAAATAATTAAAATTTGCTATAATGTATCTTTAGATTAAAAAAAGAAGGTGATTACAATTATTTTTAATGAATTGACTATAAATGATAAAGATAGATTAGATAGCTTTTTTAAATTAAACTATCATGAAAATTCTCATTTGAATTTTACAAATTTATTTATGTGGCGCAAAGCTTATAACATTATGTGGTGTATTGAAGATGATATTTTATATTTCAAAGCTAAATTCCATGATAGTGAATTTGCACTTCAGCCACTTTGTAAAAAAGATAGATTATTTGAAGCTATTGATAAATTAAAAGCATATTTTAATGATAAGAATATAGAATTCACACTTTCTGGCTTAGAAGAAAATATCGTTGAAGAATTAAAAAATTATCCTAATGGAGAATTTGAGTTTTCAACTAATCGCGATGATGATGATTATGTCTATAATGCTATAGATTTAATAAATTTATCAGGAAGAAAATTCCATTCTAAGAAAAATCATTTGAATAGTTTCCGAAAAAATTATCTAGAAGCTAAATATTTGCCAATT
Coding sequences:
- a CDS encoding DUF2156 domain-containing protein; translated protein: MITIIFNELTINDKDRLDSFFKLNYHENSHLNFTNLFMWRKAYNIMWCIEDDILYFKAKFHDSEFALQPLCKKDRLFEAIDKLKAYFNDKNIEFTLSGLEENIVEELKNYPNGEFEFSTNRDDDDYVYNAIDLINLSGRKFHSKKNHLNSFRKNYLEAKYLPINNDIITLCKITINGWYKKRLALTPDDPFIGAERDAIIEVLNNFEQLKLKGGALFLVNKVMAFTFGEQLNEDTAVIHVEKADPDVNGAYTAINQAFVANTWQDMTYINREEDMGIEGLRKAKESYRPVKMIKKFTAIFKG